One genomic window of Clostridioides sp. ES-S-0054-01 includes the following:
- a CDS encoding regulatory YrvL family protein codes for MIKISNKRRIPLGEFISVFLFFAVFFGITFCIFTVIGIGFLSFLGFEYKSLGAVLIFFLIYFCITTPIDFLCTTILDIFRYVNKLPYSIYKLCEFIIDFILTFLAMNIIDTFMDSVTIPLSTEILFTLLSYLLSECMDFFDRDKKKP; via the coding sequence TTGATTAAGATAAGTAATAAAAGAAGGATTCCTTTAGGCGAATTTATTTCTGTATTTTTATTTTTTGCTGTTTTTTTTGGTATAACTTTTTGTATTTTCACGGTTATAGGAATTGGCTTCTTATCATTCTTAGGATTTGAATATAAATCTCTTGGAGCTGTATTAATTTTCTTTTTAATATATTTTTGTATAACCACTCCAATTGATTTTCTATGCACTACTATTTTAGATATATTCAGATATGTAAACAAATTACCATACTCAATATATAAACTTTGCGAATTTATAATTGATTTTATACTAACTTTTCTAGCTATGAACATAATTGATACCTTTATGGATTCAGTAACGATTCCTTTAAGTACAGAAATCTTATTCACTTTACTTTCTTATCTTTTATCAGAATGTATGGATTTTTTTGATAGGGATAAGAAAAAACCTTAA